A region from the Inhella inkyongensis genome encodes:
- a CDS encoding zinc ribbon domain-containing protein has product MFDLWDVFQHYQIKEAKQATRDLRDQQCTERDAQAQELRRLESKIDGLALVTQALVELLQAQGVSEQAIVAKVREIDLRDGQLDGKMGRKAQACTSCGRTVHPRQRACMYCGTAAASSEGLPGVVS; this is encoded by the coding sequence ATGTTCGATCTTTGGGATGTGTTTCAGCACTATCAGATCAAGGAAGCCAAGCAGGCCACGCGGGATCTGCGCGATCAGCAATGCACCGAGCGTGATGCACAGGCGCAGGAGCTGCGGCGCTTGGAATCCAAGATCGATGGCCTGGCCCTGGTGACCCAGGCCCTGGTCGAGCTGCTGCAAGCGCAGGGAGTGAGTGAACAGGCCATCGTTGCTAAGGTGCGCGAGATCGATCTGCGCGATGGGCAGTTGGACGGCAAGATGGGGCGCAAGGCCCAGGCCTGCACCAGCTGTGGGCGTACCGTGCACCCGCGTCAGCGGGCCTGCATGTATTGCGGCACGGCGGCTGCGAGCTCGGAGGGCTTGCCAGGGGTGGTGAGTTGA
- a CDS encoding dienelactone hydrolase family protein → MALLALVLLAQVPPAQADPPISQPAGPHAVGLRVIQPAAPREAGLPAQVLIWYPADTSVSDAPPLRYGDLMATRLSALRTDLSATQLREGRAQQQASLMRRLGVSGQAVLDAPLQARSQAVPAPGRFPLVVYAAGVGGPADENADLFEYLASHGYVVVSSVGMGADGREVEETLAHVEPQVATLQALIRQAPQWTAADPQRVAVMGWSWGGMSNLFAAARDPQIGAIISLDGTREPALTRQIDVQRLTAPWLYVSRSPDTIAQIQRSGIDTTFSLLNAAQYAEVTQLIVYPMQHADFVSRRMREASDAGYGEYSRAEVRQAFGMVALYVRHFLDAHLRQQASSLEFLARKPVANGAVPHSLRIDIRPPAKP, encoded by the coding sequence GTGGCTCTGCTGGCCCTGGTGCTGCTGGCACAGGTGCCGCCGGCCCAAGCTGACCCCCCGATTTCGCAGCCCGCCGGCCCGCATGCAGTAGGCCTTCGGGTGATCCAGCCGGCCGCGCCGCGCGAGGCCGGGCTGCCCGCGCAGGTGCTGATTTGGTACCCCGCGGACACCAGCGTTTCGGACGCTCCGCCGCTGCGCTACGGCGATCTGATGGCCACCCGGCTGAGTGCTCTGCGCACCGACCTGAGCGCCACACAGTTGCGCGAAGGCAGGGCCCAGCAGCAGGCCAGTCTGATGCGCCGGCTCGGGGTATCCGGCCAGGCGGTGTTGGACGCCCCGCTGCAGGCCCGTAGCCAAGCTGTGCCTGCGCCAGGACGATTCCCCTTGGTGGTCTATGCGGCCGGCGTGGGCGGCCCGGCCGATGAAAACGCCGACTTGTTCGAGTACCTGGCCAGCCATGGCTATGTGGTGGTCAGCAGCGTGGGCATGGGCGCCGATGGCCGTGAGGTCGAGGAGACGTTGGCCCATGTGGAGCCCCAAGTGGCCACCCTTCAGGCCTTGATCCGACAGGCCCCGCAGTGGACGGCTGCCGATCCGCAACGCGTGGCCGTGATGGGCTGGAGTTGGGGCGGTATGAGCAATCTGTTTGCTGCTGCGCGCGACCCACAGATCGGCGCCATCATCAGCCTGGACGGCACGCGCGAGCCCGCTCTGACGCGTCAGATTGATGTCCAGCGCCTGACCGCTCCGTGGCTCTATGTCTCGCGCTCGCCCGACACGATTGCGCAGATTCAGCGCAGCGGTATCGACACCACCTTCAGCCTGCTGAACGCGGCCCAGTACGCCGAGGTGACCCAGCTGATCGTCTACCCGATGCAGCACGCCGACTTTGTCTCACGCCGCATGCGCGAAGCCAGCGATGCCGGTTATGGCGAATACAGCCGTGCCGAGGTGCGCCAGGCCTTTGGCATGGTGGCGCTCTATGTGCGGCACTTTCTGGATGCGCACCTGCGCCAGCAAGCCTCCAGCCTTGAGTTCCTGGCGCGCAAACCCGTGGCCAACGGCGCGGTGCCGCACAGCCTGCGGATCGACATCCGGCCACCAGCAAAGCCCTAG
- a CDS encoding EF-hand domain-containing protein, protein MISSIGGSGGRPDFSRIQAQMQQKSAQAFSKADGDGSGSLNVDEFRSMVKNSPMAKMGGSAQTDKASEVFGKLDADGDGALTQTELKGGMSKLQEKMSTQMFARMNPGRGESGTGQGAPDVLKQLGALLQALSQDGPGRAASSLQASISLSA, encoded by the coding sequence ATGATTTCAAGCATTGGGGGGTCGGGCGGTAGACCCGACTTCTCGCGCATCCAGGCCCAGATGCAGCAAAAGAGCGCTCAGGCCTTCAGCAAGGCCGACGGCGATGGCAGCGGGAGCCTCAACGTCGACGAATTCAGGTCCATGGTGAAGAACTCGCCCATGGCCAAGATGGGCGGCTCCGCACAGACCGACAAGGCCAGCGAGGTCTTTGGAAAACTGGATGCCGATGGCGATGGCGCGCTGACCCAGACCGAGTTGAAAGGTGGGATGTCGAAGCTGCAGGAGAAGATGTCCACCCAGATGTTTGCTCGTATGAATCCGGGCCGTGGGGAGTCCGGCACCGGGCAGGGCGCCCCCGATGTGCTCAAGCAGCTCGGCGCGCTGCTGCAGGCCCTGAGCCAGGACGGGCCGGGCCGGGCCGCATCGTCCCTCCAGGCCTCGATCAGTCTGTCAGCCTAA
- a CDS encoding acetyl-CoA hydrolase/transferase C-terminal domain-containing protein, translating to MPVPAVMNSIEAAVDAVLAQVTGPIVLGLPLGIGKPNPFVNALYRRIKADPTRRLTIVTALSLEKPSGKSELEQAFLGPLVERVFKDYPDFDYVKDLRGPGLPPNIEVREFFLKTGDYLRNPAAQQHYISTNYTFAARDLVSQGINVVAQAVAERGSGAGWELSLSSNPDLTHELIERCAAAGRPLLKIGVVNRAMPFMEGGARVLPSAFDLVVTDPAATHTLFAPPNGKISTTDYAIGLHASSLVVDGGTLQIGIGSLGDAIAQALILRERQPENYRSILLGLCPEGLRDRELGRFEQGLYGCSEMFVNGFLKLMQAGIVRRKVFADLDTQRRVNAGELDPATLPGGVCMTGGFFLGPGDFYQALRDLTPAQRAEIDMTRIDFINQLDSPCGAEMELKRAQRRGARFMNTTMKVTLLGAAASDALDSGAVVSGVGGQYNFVAMGHALPDARSILMLRACKETADGPVSNIVWSYGHCTIPRHLRDVVITEYGVADLRGHSDAEVIKRLIQIADSRFQPELIQQAQAAGKLEADWQLPAAYTRNTPQALDAALHPFTQQGLLPGFPFGTDLTADELKIVAALRRLKKATQNPVELVKLAVKSLWEGKEAPPAYLERLGLDEAQGFKAMFIRKLFAGNL from the coding sequence ATGCCCGTGCCCGCCGTGATGAACTCGATCGAAGCCGCTGTCGATGCGGTGTTGGCCCAGGTGACCGGCCCCATCGTGCTGGGCCTGCCGCTGGGCATTGGCAAGCCCAACCCCTTCGTGAACGCGCTGTACCGCCGCATCAAGGCCGACCCAACCCGGCGCCTGACGATCGTGACCGCGCTGTCGCTTGAAAAGCCCAGCGGCAAGAGCGAGTTGGAGCAGGCCTTCCTCGGCCCCCTGGTGGAGCGGGTGTTCAAGGACTACCCGGACTTCGACTATGTGAAGGATCTGCGGGGCCCAGGACTGCCACCCAATATCGAGGTGCGCGAGTTCTTCCTGAAGACCGGCGACTACCTGCGCAACCCGGCCGCGCAGCAGCACTACATCAGCACCAACTACACGTTTGCAGCACGCGACCTGGTGAGCCAGGGCATCAATGTGGTGGCGCAGGCGGTGGCCGAACGCGGCAGCGGCGCGGGCTGGGAGCTCAGCCTGTCCAGCAACCCGGACCTGACGCACGAGCTGATCGAGCGCTGCGCCGCCGCCGGCCGGCCGCTGCTGAAGATCGGGGTGGTCAACCGGGCCATGCCCTTCATGGAGGGCGGAGCGCGGGTGCTGCCCTCAGCCTTCGATCTGGTGGTCACAGACCCCGCCGCCACCCACACCCTGTTCGCGCCGCCCAACGGCAAGATCAGCACCACGGACTACGCCATCGGCCTGCACGCCAGCAGCCTGGTGGTGGACGGCGGCACGCTGCAGATCGGCATCGGCTCGCTCGGCGACGCCATCGCCCAGGCGCTGATCCTGCGCGAGCGCCAGCCCGAGAACTACCGCAGCATCTTGCTCGGCCTATGCCCCGAGGGCTTGCGCGATCGCGAGCTGGGTCGCTTCGAGCAAGGCCTGTACGGCTGCTCGGAGATGTTCGTCAACGGCTTTTTGAAACTGATGCAGGCCGGCATCGTGCGCCGCAAGGTGTTTGCCGACTTGGACACGCAGCGCCGCGTGAACGCCGGTGAGCTGGACCCGGCGACGCTGCCGGGCGGTGTGTGCATGACGGGCGGCTTCTTCCTCGGCCCTGGCGACTTCTACCAAGCCCTGCGCGATCTGACGCCGGCCCAGCGCGCCGAGATCGACATGACGCGCATCGACTTCATCAACCAGCTCGACAGCCCCTGCGGCGCCGAGATGGAGCTCAAGCGCGCCCAGCGCCGCGGCGCGCGCTTCATGAACACCACCATGAAGGTAACCCTGCTGGGCGCGGCCGCCAGCGATGCGCTGGACAGTGGCGCGGTGGTCAGCGGCGTGGGCGGACAGTACAACTTCGTCGCCATGGGCCATGCGCTGCCGGATGCGCGCTCCATCCTGATGCTGCGGGCCTGCAAGGAGACGGCCGACGGCCCGGTCAGCAACATCGTCTGGAGCTATGGCCACTGCACCATCCCGCGCCATCTGCGCGATGTGGTGATCACCGAGTACGGCGTGGCCGATCTACGCGGGCACAGCGATGCCGAGGTCATCAAGCGCCTGATCCAGATCGCCGACTCGCGCTTCCAGCCCGAGCTGATCCAGCAGGCCCAGGCCGCCGGCAAGCTGGAAGCCGACTGGCAGCTGCCCGCTGCCTACACGCGCAACACCCCGCAGGCCCTGGACGCCGCCCTGCACCCCTTCACCCAGCAGGGCCTGCTGCCGGGCTTCCCCTTCGGCACCGACCTGACGGCCGACGAGCTCAAGATCGTGGCCGCGCTGCGCCGCCTGAAGAAGGCCACGCAGAACCCGGTGGAGCTGGTGAAGTTGGCCGTCAAGAGCCTGTGGGAAGGCAAGGAGGCCCCGCCCGCCTACCTGGAGCGCCTGGGGCTGGACGAGGCCCAGGGCTTCAAGGCAATGTTCATCCGCAAGCTGTTTGCGGGGAATTTATAG